A window of Mercenaria mercenaria strain notata chromosome 16, MADL_Memer_1, whole genome shotgun sequence contains these coding sequences:
- the LOC123539934 gene encoding degenerin unc-8-like, whose product MSSNNTKMKGRTTQTKTPKEKEVKKISVKPLMPLQRLNSNKNNDLAIDISGNSPKEKSQPPGSIHDILEKMKVSPDCPDAKAGKLAADRWRQRSAKQIYDDFCSETSFSALTRIHKASNWCKRILWVAACLTMLTWLIIQCVWLFQKYLSYPVEVKIEVEAVPNLMFPSVTICNLNPLKRSRMHRGPFENISDYFELDDRDILYDDFISDQMREWEEENETYHDDEDYMKNYMKANSFNKWDALENDTDIAREFYSEIDDSHMASFAYSSAASTMSTDEFQWYGHQKRDLILSCTWQGMSCSPANFTYHRSQMYGNCYTINTFNNGNAALSTNYAGPLMGLVLELNIEQDEYIAALSPDAGVRITIHPRGTYPFPEDDGISVPPGFKTSIGIAKTELTRLPPPHGDCGSSGLDVTNLYVRDFGTSYSKQTCLKSCVQQQLLDICGCVTSYFYVPENVSVCSAYGSGNDSTCTDDTICKQLDECNRRCPTPCTETKYEFTSSMSKWPSEQYEDHLDAKISKSMSTFMDEDDRADSEDTLAKVEIYFRELVYEKIEQQKAYESQNLISDIGGQLGLWLGLSAITVGELLEFFGSLGKLIFASVFKKKTHPDEAGLNTPSPNLA is encoded by the exons ATGAGTTCAAATA ACACAAAGATGAAAGGGCGGACAACACAGACAAAAACTCCTAAAGAAAAAGAAGTGAAGAAGATAAGCGTGAAACCACTGATGCCTCTGCAAAGGCTCAACTctaacaaaaataatgatttggCAATAGACATTTCAGGAAATTCTCCGAAGGAAAAATCACAACCACCTGGATCAATACATGATATTCTTGAGAAAATGAAAGTTTCACCGGACTGTCCAG ACGCAAAAGCCGGTAAACTAGCGGCGGACAGATGGAGACAAAGAAGTGCGAAACAGATTTATGATGACTTTTGCTCTGAGACAAGCTTCTCTGCATTGACAAGAATACATAAAGCATCAAACTGGTGCAAGAGGATTTTATGGGTTGCGGCATGTCTGACGATGTTGACGTGGCTTATAATACAGTGTGTATGGCTGTTTCAGAAATACTTAAG TTACCCTGTTGAAGTGAAGATAGAGGTGGAAGCGGTCCCGAACCTTATGTTTCCAAGCGTTACTATTTGTAATCTGAACCCCTTAAAGAGAAGTAGAATGCATAGAGGACCGTTCGAAAATATTTCAGACTATTTCGAACTGGACGACAGAGACATTCTCTATGATGATTTCATTAGTGATCAGATGAGGGAATGGGAAGAAG AGAATGAGACGTACCATGATGACGAAGACTACATGAAAAATTATATGAAAGCCAACTCTTTCAATAAATGGGACGCCTTAGAAAATGACACGGACATCGCAAGAGAATTCTATTCTGAAATCGACGACTCTCATATGGCTTCGTTTGCATATTCGTCAGCAGCT TCTACGATGAGCACAGATGAATTCCAATGGTATGGGCACCAGAAGCGAGATTTGATATTGTCTTGTACGTGGCAAGGAATGTCATGTTCCCCTGC GAACTTTACATACCACCGAAGTCAGATGTATGGGAACTGCTACACGATCAACACGTTTAACAATGGAAACGCCGCTCTCTCGACGAACTACGCCGGGCCGTTAATGG GTCTTGTGTTAGAGCTAAATATTGAACAGGACGAGTATATTGCTGCCCTGAGTCCTGATGCTGGTGTTAGAATTACAATCCATCCTCGAGGGACATACCCCTTTCCCGAAGATGATGGTATTTCTGTTCCCCCGGGATTCAAAACTTCTATCGGCATAGCAAAG ACTGAGCTGACCCGTCTACCACCACCCCATGGCGATTGTGGAAGTAGCGGACTTGATGTAACCAATTTATATGTAAGAGACTTTGGAACGTCGTACTCCAAACAGACATGCCTGAAGTCCTGTGTCCAGCAGCAGCTGCTTGACATCTGTGGCTGTGTTACATCTTATTTCTATGTGCCTGAAAATGTTTCCGTATGTTCAGCCTATGGAAGTGGAAATGATT CGACATGTACGGATGACACAATATGTAAACAACTGGATGAGTGTAATCGAAGATGCCCTACACCATGCAC AGAAACCAAATATGAATTTACATCATCGATGTCAAAATGGCCATCAGAACAATACGAG GACCACCTTGATGCAAAAATAAGCAAATCTATGAGCACGTTCATGGATGAAGATGATAGAGCTGACAG TGAGGACACGTTGGCCAAAGTGGAAATATATTTTCGAGAACTCGTGTATGAGAAGATAGAGCAGCAGAAAGCATACGAA TCGCAGAACTTGATATCTGATATTGGCGGTCAGCTTGGACTCTGGCTTGGTCTGTCTGCAATTACAGTGGGTGAACTCCTTGAATTCTTTGGATCACTCGGGAAGCTGATTTTTGCGAGCGTGTTTAAGAAGAAAACTCACCCAGATGAAGCTGGATTAAACACACCTTCTCCAAATTTAGCATAG